The following coding sequences are from one Gadus macrocephalus chromosome 3, ASM3116895v1 window:
- the atg4da gene encoding cysteine protease atg4da isoform X1, producing the protein MNSVSPSAVQYVGGALQEELLEGQRAGSPARRLGGGPEAVTEPDEVDKLKAKLMSAWNNVKYGWSVKSKTFFNKTSPITVLGQSYLLNSEDEVERFHGAFVSRLWLTYRREFPQLEGSSLTTDCGWGCMLRSGQMLLAQGLLVHLMPRDWVWPDAQQLEDVDFEVFRPRSPVRAGGVPIPSFGSPRGSGAPPRSLTGQQVAAGGVQRKRPGSARDRQAELHHRQLLSWFGDHPPAPFGVHLLVELGKSSGKRAGDWYGPSVVAHILRKAVCKTTEVNNLAVYVAQDCTVYKEDVLQLCEPSPSRDKGPQISSKGPQISSNGPQISSNGPQISSNGPQISSKGPQISSNGPQISSICPDTTWKSVIILVPVRLGGEALNPAYIECVKRILKLECCIGIIGGKPKHSLYFVGFQDDQLLYLDPHYCQSVVDVTQADFSLESFHCSSPRKMPFSRMDPSCTIGFYAKNQKDFESLCSAVSEALSSSTEKYPIFTFMEGQGQDYGLEGQSPAGLTHILPPGRPSSRSSSTRASTDDFVFL; encoded by the exons ATGAACTCTGTGTCCCCCAGCGCGGTGCAGTATGTGGGGGGAGCAttgcaggaggagctgctggagggcCAGAGGGCCGGCAGCCCTGCCCGCAGGCTGGGCGGGGGCCCGGAGGCCGTGACGGAGCCCGACGAAGTGGACAAACTCAAGGCCAAGCTAATGTCTGCGTGGAACAACGTCAAATATG GATGGTCCGTCAAGTCCAAGACGTTCTTCAACAAGACCTCCCCCATCACGGTGCTGGGCCAGTCCTACCTGCTCAACAGTGAGG ACGAGGTGGAGCGTTTCCACGGAGCGTTCGTCTCCAGGCTGTGGCTGACCTACAGGAGAGAGTTCCCCCAGCTGGAGGGGTCCAGTCTCACCACTGACTGTGGCTGGGGCTGCATGCTGCGCAGCGGGCAGATGCTTCTGGCCCAGGGCCTGCTGGTGCACCTCATGCCCAGAG actggGTGTGGCCCGACGCCCAGCAGCTAGAGGACGTGGACTTCGAAGTGTTCCGGCCGCGCTCCCCCGTCCGCGCGGGGGGCGTGCCTATCCCCAGCTTCGGCTCCCCCCGGGGGTCCGGCGCCCCCCCGAGGTCTCTGACTGGCCAGCAGGTGGCCGCCGGCGGGGTCCAGAGGAAGAGGCCGGGCTCTGCCAGGGACAGGCAGGCGGAGCTGCACCACCGCCAGCTGCTGTCCTGGTTCGGGGACCACCCCCCCGCGCCGTTCGGGGTGCACCTGCTGGTGGAGCTGGGCAAGAGCTCCGGGAAGCGGGCCGGGGACTGGTACGGCCCGTCTGTGGTCGCCCACATCctgcg GAAAGCGGTGTGTAAAACCACAGAGGTCAACAACCTGGCCGTCTATGTGGCCCAGGATTGTACAG TGTACAAGGAGGACGTGTTGCAACTGTGTGAGCCTTCGCCTTCGAGGGACAAGGGCCCCCAGATCTCCTCCAAGGGCCCCCAGATCTCCTCCAACGGCCCCCAGATCTCCTCCAACGGCCCCCAGATCTCCTCCAACGGCCCCCAGATCTCCTCCAAGGGCCCCCAGATCTCCTCCAACGGCCCCCAGATCTCCTCCATCTGCCCCGACACCACCTGGAAGTCGGTCATCATACTGGTTCCTGTTCGCCTGGGTGGAGAGGCCCTCAACCCAGCTTACATTGAGTGTGTCAAG cgcatcctgaagctggaaTGTTGCATCGGAATCATCGGTGGGAAACCCAAGCACTCGCTGTATTTCGTTGGCTTTCAAG atgaCCAGCTGCTGTACCTGGACCCCCACTATTGCCAGTCTGTGGTGGATGTCACACAGGCAGACTTCTCACTGGAG TCCTTCCACTGCAGCTCACCCAGGAAGATGCCCTTCAGCCGCATGGACCCCAGCTGTACCATCGGCTTCTACGCAAAGAACCAGAAGGACTTTGAGTCTCTGTGTTCAGCCGTCAGCGAG GCGCTGTCCTCATCCACGGAGAAGTACCCCATCTTCACCTTCATGGAGGGCCAGGGTCAGGACTACGGACTGGAAGGCCAGAGTCCTGCCGGGCTGACCCACATCCTGCCCCCGGGGAGGccgagcagcaggagcagcagcaccagagCCAGCACGGACGACTTTGTCTTCCTGTGA
- the atg4da gene encoding cysteine protease atg4da isoform X2, with the protein MNSVSPSAVQYVGGALQEELLEGQRAGSPARRLGGGPEAVTEPDEVDKLKAKLMSAWNNVKYGWSVKSKTFFNKTSPITVLGQSYLLNSEDEVERFHGAFVSRLWLTYRREFPQLEGSSLTTDCGWGCMLRSGQMLLAQGLLVHLMPRDWVWPDAQQLEDVDFEVFRPRSPVRAGGVPIPSFGSPRGSGAPPRSLTGQQVAAGGVQRKRPGSARDRQAELHHRQLLSWFGDHPPAPFGVHLLVELGKSSGKRAGDWYGPSVVAHILRKAVCKTTEVNNLAVYVAQDCTVYKEDVLQLCEPSPSRDKGPQISSNGPQISSICPDTTWKSVIILVPVRLGGEALNPAYIECVKRILKLECCIGIIGGKPKHSLYFVGFQDDQLLYLDPHYCQSVVDVTQADFSLESFHCSSPRKMPFSRMDPSCTIGFYAKNQKDFESLCSAVSEALSSSTEKYPIFTFMEGQGQDYGLEGQSPAGLTHILPPGRPSSRSSSTRASTDDFVFL; encoded by the exons ATGAACTCTGTGTCCCCCAGCGCGGTGCAGTATGTGGGGGGAGCAttgcaggaggagctgctggagggcCAGAGGGCCGGCAGCCCTGCCCGCAGGCTGGGCGGGGGCCCGGAGGCCGTGACGGAGCCCGACGAAGTGGACAAACTCAAGGCCAAGCTAATGTCTGCGTGGAACAACGTCAAATATG GATGGTCCGTCAAGTCCAAGACGTTCTTCAACAAGACCTCCCCCATCACGGTGCTGGGCCAGTCCTACCTGCTCAACAGTGAGG ACGAGGTGGAGCGTTTCCACGGAGCGTTCGTCTCCAGGCTGTGGCTGACCTACAGGAGAGAGTTCCCCCAGCTGGAGGGGTCCAGTCTCACCACTGACTGTGGCTGGGGCTGCATGCTGCGCAGCGGGCAGATGCTTCTGGCCCAGGGCCTGCTGGTGCACCTCATGCCCAGAG actggGTGTGGCCCGACGCCCAGCAGCTAGAGGACGTGGACTTCGAAGTGTTCCGGCCGCGCTCCCCCGTCCGCGCGGGGGGCGTGCCTATCCCCAGCTTCGGCTCCCCCCGGGGGTCCGGCGCCCCCCCGAGGTCTCTGACTGGCCAGCAGGTGGCCGCCGGCGGGGTCCAGAGGAAGAGGCCGGGCTCTGCCAGGGACAGGCAGGCGGAGCTGCACCACCGCCAGCTGCTGTCCTGGTTCGGGGACCACCCCCCCGCGCCGTTCGGGGTGCACCTGCTGGTGGAGCTGGGCAAGAGCTCCGGGAAGCGGGCCGGGGACTGGTACGGCCCGTCTGTGGTCGCCCACATCctgcg GAAAGCGGTGTGTAAAACCACAGAGGTCAACAACCTGGCCGTCTATGTGGCCCAGGATTGTACAG TGTACAAGGAGGACGTGTTGCAACTGTGTGAGCCTTCGCCTTCGAGGGACAAGGGCCCCCAGATCTCCTCCAA CGGCCCCCAGATCTCCTCCATCTGCCCCGACACCACCTGGAAGTCGGTCATCATACTGGTTCCTGTTCGCCTGGGTGGAGAGGCCCTCAACCCAGCTTACATTGAGTGTGTCAAG cgcatcctgaagctggaaTGTTGCATCGGAATCATCGGTGGGAAACCCAAGCACTCGCTGTATTTCGTTGGCTTTCAAG atgaCCAGCTGCTGTACCTGGACCCCCACTATTGCCAGTCTGTGGTGGATGTCACACAGGCAGACTTCTCACTGGAG TCCTTCCACTGCAGCTCACCCAGGAAGATGCCCTTCAGCCGCATGGACCCCAGCTGTACCATCGGCTTCTACGCAAAGAACCAGAAGGACTTTGAGTCTCTGTGTTCAGCCGTCAGCGAG GCGCTGTCCTCATCCACGGAGAAGTACCCCATCTTCACCTTCATGGAGGGCCAGGGTCAGGACTACGGACTGGAAGGCCAGAGTCCTGCCGGGCTGACCCACATCCTGCCCCCGGGGAGGccgagcagcaggagcagcagcaccagagCCAGCACGGACGACTTTGTCTTCCTGTGA